The DNA segment GAATACGGTCACAGTGTAATATTGTTGAAAGGCGATGAGCAATTACGCACATAGTAACTCTGCTCCTTAATTTCTTTATTGAGTTCATCACGAGTTTCTCTGTAAAGTTATCTAAGGCACTTGTAGCCTCATCGAGTATCAATAAATCTGATTGTTTGTATAAAGCTCGGGCAATACCAATTCGTTGACGTTGACCTCCACTTAACGAAACTCCTCTTTCACCGACAGAAGTTTGATAACCATTCGACAAACTACTGATATAGTCGTCTATAGAAGCTTGCTTAGCGGCTAGAAGTAATCTTGAATGATTAATATCATGCGGAGAGACACCATAAGCTATATTTGACTCAATATTAGAATCAGTTAAATAAATAGATTGAGGAACATGCGAAATACGTTGCTGCCATTTCTTGAGAATAGAATCATCACAATGAATATCAGTATTATCTACCAATATATTGCCATGGTATGGCTTTAAAAGACCAAGAATAATGTCGGAAAGAGTTGATTTTCCGGAACCTGTTACGCCAACAATTGCAATAAACTCACCCTTATAAATTGATAAATTTATATTCCGAAGAATCATATTATCACTATTTTTATATTTAAAGCTCACGTCTTTTAAACTCACAAGGGGAACTTCACCAGTTCCTTCTGAGATGTAACTTAGTGCATTTATCGAACTAGAAACAGTTGGATTAGGCGCGTTAATAAAATCTAGAAGTTTTTCAAGGGAAGATTGATTTGCTTGTAATACACCAAGGGTGGTGAAACATGCCTGTACTGGCTGCATTAGTTTGTATGCACCTAAACTGACAGCGGCTAAAGATGGCAATAAGTTATTCAATTCATTACCCATTAATACGTAAAATAATGCTATACCAGTAATTAATATTATCAGAAAACCTTCTACCAGATATCGTGGAATAGTTGCTTTAACAAGTATTCCTGAATCATTTAAAAGACGCTGTCTATTAAACGTATCATAAGTATCAACAAATAAATCATAATGCTTGCCCAGAATTATTTCGCGAATACCACCCAAGCTTTCCTGCAAAACTTTGACACTCTGTTGAAAGTTGTAAGTTCGATTCTTCCCTGATTCACGAAAAGCCCTACGAAAAACAATAAATAAAATTAGATAGAAAATTCCTAGAGACAAACTAGCTGCAAGCATAATTTGCAGAGAAGTAAAAAATAAAAAGCCACCTACAATACCTATAAGAATAGAATTTACACAAAGCATTAGAATTCCTTTGACGATAGCACCAACTCTTTCTACATCTTGGGTTAATAGACTGATGATTTTGCTACTTTTACTCCGCAAATGCCACTCATAAGATTTATTTAATATAATATTAAAAGTACTTTTGCCTAAGTCAGCATTTATTAATGAGCCTAGCCGTGTTTGGTTTCTAATGGTAAGACTTCTTATACTGGAACTCGTTATAATCATAAACATAAAGCACAATGCTAATGCAGGTAATATAAAATTAGTTGGAATAAAATTAAATATACTTCCCAAAAATCCCGATTGATATATGGTTTTGTCGGGTTCTGAAAGAATTCCTAAAAACGGAATCAATAGTCCTATGTTAGCAGTTTCACAAATTGCAGAAATAATACTCAATATGAATAGATAAAAAATTTGAACTCTTCTCCTACTTGACAAAATCTGAAATAGGCAAAAATAATGTTTGAGTGAAATTTTCATTTTCTATGTACAATAAAGCAATGAATATTGATCGTCAACAAGCATATGTAAGATATGTTCAGTATTTTCATGAAAATCCCCAAAACATGTTAATTGGAATAAATGAAATATATACTTGTGAATTTAAAATATTAGGAATTGTTTTTAATGCGCGATCAAGGAAATGAACACCATGTAGTCTTATGATGTTTAAACTATTTCCCACACTTTAACATGCCGTATAGGTAAATGGTAGCCATTGCGCGGGATATTACTGGGTTTGTATCTTTAAATACATTAAAGGCTCAAATACCCGTAAATACTATTGTTCATAAAAATGTGACAAGATAGATGTTCCAGATACTCGCTGGGTTAAATTTAACACAATTAAAAAAGCGTCTAAGAAGCATATAAGCCTGCATTTCTTAAAGCTCATGTCATAATTGTTGTTTATCCTTTATTGATGAAGCTAAAGTTAAACCAGTTGTACCAACTATGAACCCAAGTGCTGAGGATTGTCCAAGTTGTCCGTTCAAGATTCCCCACACAGAAGCTGCAGCAAGTATTAATGTTATTCTATTGTTGTGTTGAAAAGATTCCCTTAAAGAAATTTTTATAACGTGTATTGAAATTGCTATTCTCCATAGAATAAATAACGTACCAATAAATAAACCTAACTCATCCATCTGTTTTCCCCAGGACGATTCAGCCAAAAGGAAACCTTTTGTTCCTGTTAATCTTACTGCTCCAATATTACTTCCCATTCCGATTCCACGGCCAAGAAGCGGGTAACTATCTCTATGTTTAAAGGGTTCTGTATATTGCCCTAGTACTCGACCTCTCAATTGACTTTCTACGATCTCAACATTCCCTTTATCAGTTTTAGCTGCGCCTGCAGCCAATTGCCACCTAAGGGAAAAGGCGTCTGCAGCTTCTTGGACAACTGGTATTCTTAAAACCATTGTTGCTATAAAGTAAACTACAAACAAACCAACAATAAGTGAATTAATCTTTGACCTGGTAAAGATCAAAACCATAATAGTTGCAGCAAAAACAACAGCGTAATTTGCGAGTAATCCTCTGCTAATTGAAACCGGCAAGGCCACGACTAGAGAAATAATTGCTAATATAATTACAAGACTTTTTAAACCATTATATTTATTTTTATTTGAATTAAGTTTGATTTTTGGTGAGTTTGCTGATGAAGTGCCATACACAACTGCCATTAGTGACGCAGCACTAAACGTGAAAAAAGTTGTTACTGAATTGGTAAAGCTAAAAATTCCAGAAGGTCTGAACTTTCCCCCAGCCCCATCAAATGCAGATGACCCGGTTCCACCTACAGCAATATTCAAAATGTGCGACGGTGGTGTAGAAGACTGTAAAGTAATTAATATCACCATAGGGATACTAATTATAATCGAAGCCCATAAAGCACGTAAAACATCCTTTACAGTAAATACCAGTGGGAATACGAAGATAAGCGGTAATTGAATCCAAAATATTCTTAATCCATAGAGTGCTGTAAACCAATCTCTATGGCCAACATATAATGTCAAAATGGTAGCGATTAGTCCAATAAAGATGATATCTCTAACCCTTGACCAATAAATGGATTTTAAAAGTAATGGCCAAGCCCAAAATAAAGCAAGTAGTGCTATGGGCTCGCGGACTAACAGCAAAGGAGTAGAAAGAAAAGGTAGAAACCACTTTCGCAAAGCGCCTTCAAATATCAATAGAACAAGATATGACCATAGAAGAAATTTCACTTTATCTCTTCTTGAACCTAAAAGCATTTTTATTTGATGATATTATTCAGAAAAGCAGACAATTGTTTTTTATATAAATCAAAACTTAGAGACTTCGACCGCTGAATGCATGACTCTTTCATATATTGGAGCTTTTCTCTGTCGTTATCTAATTCATCTAAGTGTGAAATGATAGAGCTAGTATCTCGTATTGGCACTATAAAACCATCTATTCCATGACGGATGCATTCGGGACCTCCTGAGTTCATAGTTGTGATAACAGGTATCCCTTGTGACAAAGCTTCAGTTATAACAAGGCCAAATCCATCAAACAAAGTTGGAAAAAGCAAGACGTCATGATTCTGCATTTGTTGCAGAATCTGATTATGAGGCAAAGATGAAAACCAAGTATGCTTTTCGAGAGCTTTATTTAATGGCTCACAATCCTGAGTTACTTTTTGTCCAATAATTGTAAGTGTGAACCTGTCATTTAATGCATTAATGGCATCCAATGCATAAGACAGACCCTTGCGTTGCGTTAGTGACCCGACAAAGAGAACACGCAGTTTTCCCTTATTATATTTTGGCTTATTCAATATTTTATTTGAAGGTGTGCAATATGGAATTACATATATATTTTTATCAGCAAGAAAGTTATTTCTTAAGGTTGTTTCCACAAATTTACTTGCAACCACAATTGAGTCAGCTAATTCGAGTTCGTCATCTTTTCTTCTTAGCTTATTAGCGCTATCCTTTAACCCAGGTAATGTATTAGCCCATTCTGGATTTATTTCCGTCTCTTCCTCAAATATTTTTCGAGCAGTTTTCCAATATCCAATTGGCAGTTCATAAATACATTGTATGCCTTTTTTTTTCGCCTCAATAAAAGTTTGTTTGGCTCCATCCTCGTAACAGTAGACTGCTTTTGCATAATTATTTTTTTTGAGTATACGGGATACCTGTTGATCAAAGTTTTTATAGAGTGAAAAATCAGACATAGGATGAGTCTCTTTCATATCTCGAATTAAGCCTGATCGAAAGCAGACCTGCCTCAAAAACTCTCTCTTTGGGTGGCTGACTTGTTTTGATTCAGGTATTTCTGTGAAGACTCGCCTAAAATATTCATCTTTAATATTGCCACCAAGGAAGTCAATAAAGGGATTATTTTTTGGAAAACTAATGCAAGTATGGAATTCCTCCAATAGGCCACATTCGTACAATGCCTTAGAAGTCATTCGTACATTAAAATTACCGGTAGGATGAGATAGAATAATCATTCAATTAATGCACTAAAATAATAATTGAGTAAAAATAAAATCATTGTCAATGTATTATGTTCATAGTAGTTGACTTTTAATGTGATCATTATGGAGCTCCACTAGGGCCTTCATCTTCCCTGTCAAACAGAACAAAATTTTCCTTAAGTTTAAGATTAAAGGTATCGTCAGCCATATTGTATAGAGAAATTGCCGTCATAATATCTGTCATTGGTCCTGAGACCTCGTCTAACACATCTGTCGATTTAGCAAAAAGGTTTCTTTTGACTCGTATAGTATCCCCATTCTTTAATATTGGATTTCTTTCGGGAGATACTCCTTCCTTTAAATTCAACTTATATCTTTTTAGAGTTGCAGTTCCACCTCTACTCATCCTAACAAGCTCGATCTTTCGTTCATTTGCTCTATATTGATGTGTTCCCCCTGCAATCAAGATTGCCTGTGTCAAAGTTGTATTTGAATTAACCTTCAACCGCCCCGGTTTCTCAACCTCACCGATTACGTTGACTTCGATAGTTTGTGGTGATAAATTAATTGCTGCAATTTTAATAATATCGGCTGATAGTTTTTTGTCTTTAGGTATCTCAATCACATCTCCATCATATAGGAATAGATTTTGTGTTTGATTTCCATTCATCATTAAATCAACCAAGTCGAGTGTCTTTTTACTGTATTGATCGGTTTTATTTTGAGTTCTTCGTTTTAAAATAACTCCGTTTAGCTTTGCCTCTTGTGTAATTCCTCCACCCTTTTGTATTGCATCTACAATTGTTGGTAATCCATTGACCGAAACTCTCACAGCACCTTCTGTACCCAAAGTCTCTCGTGTTCCCAAGGTATATAAACCAGGTTGTTCAACTTCGCCAATTAAAGCAATACGAACGGGCCTTGGTGTCATGAGAGTAAGGGTTATATCAGGTCTGAGCAATATTTTCCCTAAATTTAATCTGATTTTATCTATAACCTGATTAATTGTTAGCCCCTCAACATTAATAGATCCTACAAATGGCAAAGATATGGAGCCATCATTTAGAACCTCTAGTCTTCCCGACAATTCTTTGGCATCAAATACTTTCAAATTAAAAACATCACCGGGACCAGCTAAATACTGCCCTCTCTCAAACGTTGCTGAAGTTAAACTAACATTGCTCGTATTGGTTGGTACTTGACTTTTACCCTGGGCGAATGCCCTTATTTCAAAAACAAAAGTATTTGTTGCTACAATTGAAAAAGCTAGGATTCCCCTGGCAAAATCACTTCTCGGCATCGAATGGACTTTTGAATCATATCTGTTAATATAGCAAATATATTTATTGTGGTCCACACGCAATACATTCGCCGATGAGCACGGATATTCCCGAAGAGGATCTTGGCAAGTCTATTTCTCTATCAGAAATAGCATTTGCATTAAAACGACGTTGGAAGGTTGTTGCTATATCATTCAGCTTTCTTTATATATTGAATGTAGCATACACACTTTACAATTGGAACTTCAATCGAATTTATAGAGGTGGAGTCAAGCTACTTATTGTTGATCCTTTCGGAGAAAATAGCGCTGCTTCAGGGGGTTTACCTAGTGGAGGAGGCTTAGATAATCAATTTTTCGAGGAACTAGCGAGAAACGACACCGCAACTAATATTCCTACATTAATTGAAGTGCTTAAAAGCAAATCCGTACTTGGAAAATTATCAGCTTCTAATGATATTTTCTATGAAAAATTAGTAAAATCTATAACAATCACGCCTAAAGGTGAAAACTCAGGTGGTGGTGGGCTTGCAGCAATGCGTGGAGGCGGTGGTGATGCTGGCATTTTAGAGATATCTTTAAATTGGCATGATCCATCTGAGGGCAAAAAAATTCTTGGGTTGTTCACCGATACTATACTGAATTTTTCTCAAAAAGAAAAGCAATTACGGCTAGTCAAGGGTATTAATTTTCTTGATAGCCAATCGCCAGAATTAGAAAAAGATGTAGAAAAGATGCAATTAAAGCTAGCTGAATTTAGGCGCGTTAACTCTATGGTTGATCCTCTTAGAACAGGTCAGAATCTAAAGAGGAATGAAGATAAAATACGTGATGAAGTTTTGGAGATTGAAAAAACTAGAGATCGACTTTTGCAAGCTCGCTCTGAAATTGTTGCTGGTAATGTTTCTGCTTTAGGCTATCAAGAAGGTATTACGGACAGAGGCTCAGGTGCTCGTCTAACAATCTCTGATGTAGACCAAAGCCTTTTAAAAGAAATGCAGAAAGTTGAGTCTCAATTGGCTGCTGCAAGATCTACTTACCAGCCCGATTCGTTAATGGTGAGAGGCTTATCAAAGCGACTAGAAAATTTGCGCCCGTTGTTGATTTCAAACCAGCTAGATGCTGTCGATGCTGCTCTAGCGCTGAATAAAGGACGACTGATGAATGCTAAAAAACGTGCAGAAGATGTTGAAGAAAAATTTCTCTTTACTCAAAACATCATACGAGAATATGAAGGTCTGCAAGAACGCTTAGCTCAAGCAAGATCTAAGCTTAGTGGGTTGACAAGTGCTCGAGAGGCATTTGAATTTGATAATGCACAAAATAGTGTTCCATGGCGCATCATTTCGCCTCCAGGAATGTCGAGCATCCCTTTTTCACCCAGACCAAAGCGTGACCTTTTAGTAGGTTTTGTTTTTTCTCTGGTTTCCAGTGCAGTAATTGCATATTTCCTAGATCTACGCCAAAATGTATTCTACTCTTCAAAGTCAGTATTTTCTAGCATAAAACTTCCGGGCATCATTCACATTCCGTTCTTGCCAGTCCTGAATAATCTCAAATCCTTTACTTTCTCAAGAGTTAAAATTGATCAAGATAATCTAAATCAACGAGTAATGATCAACCTCTCTGATTTACCCGAAGATGTTGATTCATTGGTTGAGTTTGAGAACTCCTTCCGAAAGCTTTACAGCATTATCAAATTCGTACACTACGACAAGGATTTAAAGTCAATTGTCTTTACAAGTTCAGTAACTTCAGAAGGTAAATCGCTACTTGTTTCATCATTTGCAATATTTCTGTCACAACTAGGGCGAAAAGTCTTATTAATTGATGGAGATTTACGAAAGCCTCGGCTTCATACTTTATTGAATCTAAAATTAGAGAAAGGTTTTTCCGACTTATTAGATGATGACAACTACAACTTAGCGAAGGTTACAAAGAAGATCGGGGATGTTGAGAACCTTGATTTTATATCGGCAGGATTATCATTGACTGAACCAACCATTTTGTTTAGCTCTCCTCGCCTTCAACTTTTAATCAATTCGATTAATGAATCTTCCTCATATGATTACATCCTAATTGATACACCTCCCTCGCTAATTTGTTCTGATGCTTCCCTGATCACACGATGCTGTTCAACCTCTCTTTATATTGTATCTCTAAGGAATGTCAAAAAAAATATGGCAATCGAGGCCTTAAAAAGTTTTACAGAATCAAATGATAAATGCTTGGGAATAATTTCTAATTCCACTAAATTTGAATTAAATTCCGTTGATAGCTACTCGAAAGCCTATTCCAGTTATTATAATAATTCATCATTGTTCAATGCACCTAATGCCAAATCTGTTTTGACTAAAACTTCTAAATTTCCATCAATCCTGAAAAGCCTGGTTTATAATAAACGAACCCCAATAATTGTCAGAAAGGCTATCGAATCATCATCACGATTCTACTATAATATCAAGGAGTGGTTTATTGACTAGTTGATATATTTGCTGGGCAAATATCTTCTTAATCTTAAAAATAACTTACCTTCCTTGATTCATTCAAATTTCTAGCAAAGTATATTTTGCACGAGTACAAAATGAACAATTAATGAGCCCATACAAAATTGGCATTTATTAGTTGAGGCAATACTGACTTCTTGATAGGTAGCTGATACTAATTATCTAAACAGGGTATGCGTCAGTAGGTTTAACGTTCCGGTCAAGATTGTAAATCCACCCGGAAATAGCGAGGTTCTTCTCATCCTGGATAGCCCGCCGGCAAACTAATCCAGCCATGCGCAAGCGCTAGGGACGTCAGCAATTCGCCGGCGATCATGAGAACGGCCAATCCGGCCAAGAGCTGATACGTCCAGGGCGGCGTAAGTCGGCCGATGCCATTGGTCGACACAGTGGTGTTAGTGGCCAGAAGCTCCAGGAATCGATCGAAGCGCTCGATGCGTTGAGGCAGGAGCTGGTGGCGCAGATCGACTGCCTTCACGTAGTACACCGTCCCCCCCTGACTGGTGCCAACGGGAACCAGAGCCCGAATATCCTGCCAACGCATAGTCCAGCCGCGCCGCAGCAACCAGCGAATCCAGGCGGGGTACAGCACTTGGATGCCTTCAGCATCGGTCTCCACCCGTTCACTCAACAGACCGATCACCAACACCAAGCCCAGAAGCAAACCTGCCACCATCAGCCAGCGCGACTCCGCAGGGGCGAGCAACGGCAAGGGAAGCACCAATGCCCCATACAGGCTGAGCAAGGTGAAGCGGATCAGGGGCGATAAGCCAAAGCGTTCGATGCCGTTCATCGGTCGTCCGGAGAACCCGGCAGCGGTTCAATCAGTTCAGCCGGTTGGTAGGTGCCACCAAAAACCTCCTGTTCACGGCCTTTCCAGAACTGACCGAGCCGCATCAGATCGGCATGGGCTTCCTGCACCTTCTCGAGGTACAGCTGGGGATCCATCGAGTCCTTGGCTTCCTTGAGCTTCTTGAGCCGCAGCATCTGCAGATTCCAGGGCTTGGTCAGCTCGCCCCTCTGCTCGAGGTAGCGGGCCAGATCGTCCGACGACGGCTGAAACTCAGGCGGCATCCCAACTCCTAAGGACCATCACGCTAGGCAGAAGATCAGGCCGGCAGCGCCCAGGGGTTCAGGCCCAGGTCGGCCCCAACCCGATGGGCACAGGCAAACCCACTGAAGGCCACAGCGTTGAGGCCCTGGCCGGGGAAACAGGAATCACCAACGCAGTAGAGGTTTTTCAGGCCCGTGCGGTTGAACGGCATCGGCAGCAGTCCCGGAAGCTGCATCGCCGGAATCGGGCCGTAGCTTCCCTGAAAGCGGCCCAGAAAACGCCGGTGGCTGCGAGGCGTGCCTATCTCTTTGTGGGTGATGGCATCGGCGAGGCCGGGAAGGATGGCCTCCAGGCGCTGAATCAACCGTGCCGCATCCGCCTCCTTTTTCTCGCGGTACTGACTGGGGGTCAGACCTTGCCAGGCCTCCATCGATGAGGGCGTGAAGGTGTGAACGATGTGATGCCCCGCCGGGGCCAGATCCGGATCCAGCAGCGAGGGCATCGACACAAAGATCACCCCCTGCTCGTCCTCCATCCGGTTCCAGTCTTCGAGCAGGAGGTGATGGCAGTGGGTGCCGGCCGGAATCAGGTCAGCCCGAACCCCCAGATGCAGCGACAGGAACGAGGGGGAAGGCACATAACGCTTGCGCCAGAACTGCTCCTTGCCAGGGGTGTGGGCGGCATCCACTAGGGATTGGCCTGAGCGGCGCTGCTCATCACCCGCTCCGGAGAAGGTGTCCCAGCGGGTGGCATTGGAGATCACACGCTTGGCGCGGATGATCTCGCCATCGGCCAGCTTCACGCCCACCGCCTGATCGTTCTCGATCAACACCTCGGTGACTCGGGCCTTGTAGCGGATGGCGCCGCCGTGGCGTTCCAATCCCTTCACCAGCTTTTCGGCGATCACGCCGACGCCTCCCTTGGGGTAGTTGATCCCCCCCGCATGCCGATCGGAAAACACCATGCCGGCGTTGATCATCGGCGTGCGATCCGCCGGCATAACCGACCAGCAGAAACACTCTATATCAATGAACTTGAGCAGCTGCTCGTCCTTGATGTGCTCGC comes from the Synechococcus sp. A15-62 genome and includes:
- the crtH gene encoding carotenoid isomerase; the encoded protein is MSENQQWDAVVIGSGIGGLITASQLAAKGAKTLVLERYLIPGGSGGAFKREGYTFDVGASMIFGFGKKGFTNLLTRALADVGEHCDTIPDPAQLEYHMPGRLRIAVDRDYEQFIADLTARFPHEAEGIRRFYDTCWQVFNCLDAMPLLSLEDPAYLTKVFFKAPLACLGLARWLPFNVGAVAREHIKDEQLLKFIDIECFCWSVMPADRTPMINAGMVFSDRHAGGINYPKGGVGVIAEKLVKGLERHGGAIRYKARVTEVLIENDQAVGVKLADGEIIRAKRVISNATRWDTFSGAGDEQRRSGQSLVDAAHTPGKEQFWRKRYVPSPSFLSLHLGVRADLIPAGTHCHHLLLEDWNRMEDEQGVIFVSMPSLLDPDLAPAGHHIVHTFTPSSMEAWQGLTPSQYREKKEADAARLIQRLEAILPGLADAITHKEIGTPRSHRRFLGRFQGSYGPIPAMQLPGLLPMPFNRTGLKNLYCVGDSCFPGQGLNAVAFSGFACAHRVGADLGLNPWALPA
- a CDS encoding ABC transporter ATP-binding protein, giving the protein MKISLKHYFCLFQILSSRRRVQIFYLFILSIISAICETANIGLLIPFLGILSEPDKTIYQSGFLGSIFNFIPTNFILPALALCFMFMIITSSSIRSLTIRNQTRLGSLINADLGKSTFNIILNKSYEWHLRSKSSKIISLLTQDVERVGAIVKGILMLCVNSILIGIVGGFLFFTSLQIMLAASLSLGIFYLILFIVFRRAFRESGKNRTYNFQQSVKVLQESLGGIREIILGKHYDLFVDTYDTFNRQRLLNDSGILVKATIPRYLVEGFLIILITGIALFYVLMGNELNNLLPSLAAVSLGAYKLMQPVQACFTTLGVLQANQSSLEKLLDFINAPNPTVSSSINALSYISEGTGEVPLVSLKDVSFKYKNSDNMILRNINLSIYKGEFIAIVGVTGSGKSTLSDIILGLLKPYHGNILVDNTDIHCDDSILKKWQQRISHVPQSIYLTDSNIESNIAYGVSPHDINHSRLLLAAKQASIDDYISSLSNGYQTSVGERGVSLSGGQRQRIGIARALYKQSDLLILDEATSALDNFTEKLVMNSIKKLRSRVTMCVIAHRLSTILHCDRILVLDKGIISGIGCYEDLIENNSTFRSLVLAKGNEP
- a CDS encoding polysaccharide biosynthesis tyrosine autokinase; amino-acid sequence: MSTDIPEEDLGKSISLSEIAFALKRRWKVVAISFSFLYILNVAYTLYNWNFNRIYRGGVKLLIVDPFGENSAASGGLPSGGGLDNQFFEELARNDTATNIPTLIEVLKSKSVLGKLSASNDIFYEKLVKSITITPKGENSGGGGLAAMRGGGGDAGILEISLNWHDPSEGKKILGLFTDTILNFSQKEKQLRLVKGINFLDSQSPELEKDVEKMQLKLAEFRRVNSMVDPLRTGQNLKRNEDKIRDEVLEIEKTRDRLLQARSEIVAGNVSALGYQEGITDRGSGARLTISDVDQSLLKEMQKVESQLAAARSTYQPDSLMVRGLSKRLENLRPLLISNQLDAVDAALALNKGRLMNAKKRAEDVEEKFLFTQNIIREYEGLQERLAQARSKLSGLTSAREAFEFDNAQNSVPWRIISPPGMSSIPFSPRPKRDLLVGFVFSLVSSAVIAYFLDLRQNVFYSSKSVFSSIKLPGIIHIPFLPVLNNLKSFTFSRVKIDQDNLNQRVMINLSDLPEDVDSLVEFENSFRKLYSIIKFVHYDKDLKSIVFTSSVTSEGKSLLVSSFAIFLSQLGRKVLLIDGDLRKPRLHTLLNLKLEKGFSDLLDDDNYNLAKVTKKIGDVENLDFISAGLSLTEPTILFSSPRLQLLINSINESSSYDYILIDTPPSLICSDASLITRCCSTSLYIVSLRNVKKNMAIEALKSFTESNDKCLGIISNSTKFELNSVDSYSKAYSSYYNNSSLFNAPNAKSVLTKTSKFPSILKSLVYNKRTPIIVRKAIESSSRFYYNIKEWFID
- a CDS encoding polysaccharide biosynthesis/export family protein; this translates as MPRSDFARGILAFSIVATNTFVFEIRAFAQGKSQVPTNTSNVSLTSATFERGQYLAGPGDVFNLKVFDAKELSGRLEVLNDGSISLPFVGSINVEGLTINQVIDKIRLNLGKILLRPDITLTLMTPRPVRIALIGEVEQPGLYTLGTRETLGTEGAVRVSVNGLPTIVDAIQKGGGITQEAKLNGVILKRRTQNKTDQYSKKTLDLVDLMMNGNQTQNLFLYDGDVIEIPKDKKLSADIIKIAAINLSPQTIEVNVIGEVEKPGRLKVNSNTTLTQAILIAGGTHQYRANERKIELVRMSRGGTATLKRYKLNLKEGVSPERNPILKNGDTIRVKRNLFAKSTDVLDEVSGPMTDIMTAISLYNMADDTFNLKLKENFVLFDREDEGPSGAP
- a CDS encoding glycosyltransferase family 4 protein; this encodes MIILSHPTGNFNVRMTSKALYECGLLEEFHTCISFPKNNPFIDFLGGNIKDEYFRRVFTEIPESKQVSHPKREFLRQVCFRSGLIRDMKETHPMSDFSLYKNFDQQVSRILKKNNYAKAVYCYEDGAKQTFIEAKKKGIQCIYELPIGYWKTARKIFEEETEINPEWANTLPGLKDSANKLRRKDDELELADSIVVASKFVETTLRNNFLADKNIYVIPYCTPSNKILNKPKYNKGKLRVLFVGSLTQRKGLSYALDAINALNDRFTLTIIGQKVTQDCEPLNKALEKHTWFSSLPHNQILQQMQNHDVLLFPTLFDGFGLVITEALSQGIPVITTMNSGGPECIRHGIDGFIVPIRDTSSIISHLDELDNDREKLQYMKESCIQRSKSLSFDLYKKQLSAFLNNIIK